A stretch of Brassica napus cultivar Da-Ae chromosome C6, Da-Ae, whole genome shotgun sequence DNA encodes these proteins:
- the LOC106389739 gene encoding photosystem II 5 kDa protein, chloroplastic-like, protein MASMTMTSSFLPAVSKLPATVSGSDRRSLTVVKASTSENTTKKEQTMKMRRDLMFTAAAAAVCSLAKVAMAEEEEPKRGTEAAKKKYAPVCVTMPTAKICRN, encoded by the coding sequence ATGGCGTCAATGACCATGACATCTTCATTTCTCCCTGCCGTCTCAAAGCTTCCAGCAACCGTCTCCGGCAGCGACAGACGAAGCCTCACTGTTGTCAAAGCCTCCACGAGCGAGAACACAACCAAGAAAGAACAGACCATGAAGATGAGGAGGGATCTAATGTTCACAGCTGCAGCTGCGGCTGTGTGCTCCTTAGCCAAGGTGGCCatggcagaagaagaagaacccaaGAGAGGGACAGAAGCAGCCAAGAAAAAGTATGCTCCTGTCTGCGTCACAATGCCTACCGCCAAGATTTGCCGTAACTAA